The genomic DNA TCGATCCGGTAGAACTCTCCGATGTTCTCGGTGCCACACTGTACGACCACGTCGATCCTGAAGCGCTAGACACGCTTGTCGCTGTCCAAGAACGCGTCAGCCTGTCGTTCCTGATCGACGACTATCGGGTGCGGATCGACGGTGAGGAGCTGGCGATTACAGAGATTCAGGAGAAAGCCCACGACTGAAGTCGGTAGTCACTCGCGCCTGACAACCGCCATCTCATTGAAGAAGTAGAACTCTGTGATAAATCCAGAGGAATGATATTCCACATCGCCCTCGTATTTTAGCGTGACTGGAATCCTGAATTGTGTTCCATCGTGGAATGTAATGACGTAGTCTTTATCGACCGTCCCTCGATTGCTTTCGGCAGAAGAACTAGTTCTGAACCCAAAGAGATTGGAGTGAGTTATTGTAACTGTCTCACCAGCCAAAACTGCAGTACCATGCTGTGTCCTGCCGATCGGCGTTTCGGTATCCGGGTCCGCAAATGAGGCTTGGAACGCCGAAACAGGCATCGGCCCTTCATTTTTGATGGTGACTCTACAGCTAGCGAGCTCTTCTTCTGGGTCTTCTTTCTGCGCCCCGAGTTGTCGATACGTCCCGATTTCCTCTACAGTCAAACTCCGGTCGAGCGTTATCGTGTGTTCAGCGACTAGTTCATCGAATTCCGTGACAGCTTGGAGTGTGTACTCGCCGGGAGGGCGTTGGACCTGACCGACAGAATCCGTCAACTCGACTTTGAGCGTATTTCCACCGTGCCAGTTTGTTTGCTCTGGTTCGCCACTTGGTGGGACTACGTCGATTACATCGACATCCGTGGCCATTTCCGTATCAATACTCGCAACGATTTCGGTGTCTACAAGTTCTACGCGGGTGAATAGCGCGGAATTGGCCGTTGTGCTGTCCGACTCAGAATCCTTCGCTCCGCTCTGCTTTGGACTCGATGCCGAGTTTTCGTCTGCTAGGCATCCTGCAGTTGCAGTTACCGCTCCTCCTGCAAGCGTCGTTGCTAAAAACCGCCGTCTCTTCATTATGTTGTTCGACATTATTGTCTACAAGGCCTGTAGGGACCTCCTCTGTAGACCGATGGGGAAGGAATACAGTACCCAACTGTAGTGACGGTCTGTTATTATAATATGCTGACGGCCAATGCACCGGTTCAGCGATTGAAACCCGCAAACATATACTGATAGAAAACATCAAAGAATAGATGTGATCATCTTCACCTGCCGAGTCCTGCGGTAATCGCCGCCACCGTGCCAGCGCAACAACGGGAATCACATGAGCGAACCATCTTGTCTTTGCGGGTCGTGCAGCCCAAGCGCCCATGTGGCCGGTAGACGACGAAGCAGTACCGGCCGCCGTGCCGCCGAAGTTTCTCGTGATACTCGCGGTAGACCTCTGATTCGTTTCGTCGACGAGTGGTCGTTCATATCCCGAACCACCTACTTGTAGGCGATGTGGTAGAATCCGGCTCCGTTCAGGAACACCATGAACCAACCGAGCAGCCACGTCGATTCGAGAGTGACCGCGACAGCCGGCACGAGCGCCGAGAGGATGTTCAGGATGAACATCAGCAGCAGGACGACCGTCTCCATGTCGATGTAGTCGTCGATGGTCGTCTGGCCGTTCGTCACCCAAGCGGTGACGACCGTGACGATCGAGACGACGAAGCCGCAGGTGATCTCGGTGCCGTGCGACGAGTAGAGAACGCCGCCAAAGCCCGTGTTGAACGGCTCGTTCAGACTGAACGTGCCGACCGCTGCGACGGAGAACGTCGCGAGCACGAACAGCGGTGCGAGCACGCTGTCGATCAAGTCGATTCCGTCTTCGCGCCGTACCGCGTTCGGCACAGCATTCTGTGGCAGGCTAAGCGCCATACGGCCGGTGGCATCCCCGCTCGCCGAAAAAGTCAGCAAAACCAAGGCTCAACAATCGTTATACCAAGGCGGGTTGCCCGCCTCTTCGTATGGCGCTGAACAAACTCCAACAGTTAGACCAGAACTCTGCCGGTGTGACGCTGCCGAAAGACGATCTTCGCCTCGAGGGACTGCTCGACGAAAATGGTGAGATCGACGGTGAACATCACGTCCACATTCGTCACGTCGACGACGGAGAGTGGACGCTCGAGCTCGTTGGGGAGATCGACGGTGAGTAATACTGATAGTATTGGGATTTACCGAAATCGAAGACCAATTGAGTAGGATTCTTGGACGAAATCGTAACCGTGAGCAGCGAGAGAGCGGTTAAGTCTCGATTCCAGAACGGTCATCAGGAGAAGCGAAAACGCGTGGATAGCGTTGCGCTCGAACGACATTTCGATGGCGGTTTCCGCCTCGGTTGATTCGATCGAAGAGCGTGCAGTGACGATAGATCGCCCGTCGCGCTGAATGGTCTGCTCGATCGTTTCATCGGGCAACGTCGTGACGCTCAGCTGGTACCGTTTCGAAAAGAGCCCGAGTGGTCCTGTTCTCGTGAAGTGGACAGTGCCAGATTGGGGGCCAGATTCGACATCCGCGTTCGCGAGCCACATAGACGTGAGTGGATTTCGTACCGACGACAGCTCCTCGCGAACCGCCTCAGCCGGCTTGTTGCACCGTGCCTTGAGTTCCCCCCGGAGGACGAACAGTGGTGCGTGGAGTAGCAGATGTCCTCCAAGCACTACCGCTCCCGCCAGGAAGAGCCCAATCGGTTGGGCGAGTGCATACAGGCTGATAATCAACAGCGCGAAATAGCCGTACACGAATAGATTGAACGACCGCATCACGTCCGTATCGGCCGTGGATGATCCTGTTTTGGTATCACTCATCACTGATTTATCCTTTTCCAGCAACAGTATAACAGTGATGACCTCCGCGCCCTTCAGGACGCGGTTTCCCGAAGATTACGATCGGTGAACCGGCCATCACCGATTCCTACGTCTACGAGGACTATGCTGGACCGGTAACTGTTGAGACCGAGGATTCTCTCAGTCACTGGGCGTCTCAACGTCGATATCGGTTGAAACTGAGTGTGAAGTTTTCCCGGTCGAGAGCGTGTCCGCGATCTCCCGTCGCTGCTCGAGCGTGAGATCCTCTCTCTCGAGGACCTGCCGAATGTTCGCGACGAGTTCGACGACGTCGTGGCAGGCGAAGGCGACCGCGTTCGACCGATTGCAGTCGTAGTAGTCGGCAGCACGTTCGATCTCGTCGTATCTCCACTCATTCCCATCGCCGGTTCGGATACGGACCGAGCCGGGCACATCGGCACTATGGTGAGCTATGCTCGTGAACACACGCCGCTATTCCTAGTTCTCTTCGGTCACTGGACCGTCGTAGATTTATAAAGAGGGGTCGGCGTGCAGCACGATCGGTGAAATCACCGCCGGACCTGGGTTCGATACAGGCGCAATATGAACACGGCTCGAGCTGGCTCGTGTTCATATTCGGGAATTGCGTTTCGTCGACGTGCAACCGCCTGGGGAATTGCACAGTTCCCGTGAAATTACAGTCAATTCTAGTAGATAAAACTTCGATCTTAGAAATGAGGGCCGATCCAGATTACCAATCAGCGCGATCGCGTGTTCAATCGGGCGGTCGATCTTACACACCTCGACTCGCAATCGATGTGCAAAATCGGGGATCGGATTCTGTCGACGTGCGACCCCTTGGGGCGGTGGTTTGGGGATTATGGGATAAACTATCAGCGGACGACCGTTTATCGCAGTGTAGTCCTCGATGGTCGTCTGGCCGTTCGTCGCCCAGGCGTGACGACCGTGATGATCGAAACGACGAAGCCGTAGGTTATCTCGGTGCCGTGCGACGAGTACAGGACGCCGGCGAAACCCGTGTTGAACGGCTCGTTCAGACTGAACGTGCCGACCGCCGCGACGGAGAACGTCGCGAGCACGAACAGCGGTGCGAGTACGCTGTCGATCAAGTCGATACCATTTCTCGACGAACCGCGGCCGAGACCGTGTTTTGTGGTACGCTCAGTGCCATGTGGTGTTACCCACACGAGACCTTCCGGAATCAGGTAATATGGGTCACACTCGAGCAACGGAGATAGGACTCATATTTCGCGGATCACAATGCGAGACGCGGACTTTCCTACAGGCGGGTATATTAAGAACCTCGTGGGTTGGCCGAATTATCGAACAATTCTGATTTACAATCAATAGAAGTATGAAGGGGAAAGAACCGACACTAAATCATGGTCCAAATCGTACTTTCGTGGCCGCTGGCGGTGTTGCTTGCTCTTCTCGGTGCCGCATGGATCTACTCCGATGGTCAAAAGCGAAATATGGAATCTGCCGATATGTGGGCTGTCGGATTCTTTCTCGGGATGTTCATCCCTCCCATCATCGGTGCGGTGATTGTCGGTGTAGTGTTCCTCTGGAAACGGAAACCGAGGCAAGGTTCCCCACAACCGGTTGACCAGTACTGATACCCATACAACCACCAGACGCGGGGTAAGCAAACGAAGTGGTTGAGAACTGTGGTCTTGGGACGCTGGGAACCCGAGGCCGTGTTCATGCACAAGCCCACCGTTCCTCTCACTCTGTCTACGCTTGATCATCGCTATCACCAACGACGGATACAGAGACAATCCAGAAGGCACGATTATCACGGCGTAAGAAGAGTTCTATGTCTCCCTCAGCCGATTATCAGTATACCTATTGGTGGGCTAACCTGTTCGGTATTCTTCAACACCTTGGCAGATATGCTCGTGCAACACGATAAAGTGGAGGTAGCATTGGAGAAGGCATGTGTCGAGGCAAATCTCTGGTGAGGAATTCATAATCTTACTCGAACGATATTTTATCAAATATGGCTTCAATAGCTCCCGTATAGTATGACTTCTGAAGAAAAAACGGTTTTTTTCGCATTTCCCCTGCGGGTCGTCTGTGCCGTCATGATCGCAAATCTCCTCCCGCTGATCGGGTTAGCAGGGTTCCAGTGGGGATTGACCGAGTTGTTGGTTGTCTACTGGGCTGAAGCCGTGATCGGCACCGTCGTCGGCATGATACAAACGTTCCCTACCAGACTTGTCGACGTCCCGTTGCCACACCCCCGTTCCGAGCCGTTGCTCAAGGTTCGGCATGGAGCACTGAGTGTTGGTCCTCTCACTGGTTACGTTCGAAACGCATCGGTTATCGGAGCTCAGTCGATGTTTCTATTCGTCTTTTTCAGTTCGGCGCTTGCGCTGTTCGTTCCGGCGTCGCCACTGTACTACTCATCACACGAGACGATCGAGACCGTCGTGATCGTTGCTGGAGTCCTCGCCGGGACACATCTGTTGACCGCGAAGGTGTACTTTGACGAGCAACGATACGAGCGAGCCCCCGCGAAGCAGGCGTTTCAATCGTGGTTCAGGACTGGCGCGGGCGTTACCGGCCTCGTTGTTTTATTGTGGCTTCGAGACGGGAGTGGTGCTGGTTCTGTGCTAGCAGCTTGGCCTGTGGGCCTATCGTACATACTCATCGTTGGGAAGATCGCGATGACGTTGTTCTTCCGGTGTCGTGACCGGGACCGATTCGAGTTGCCCGAATACGACGTGAGCCCGTTCGAAGACCAGAGCGGCGGCGGTGACCCCTTTCGGACTGCTGGAGTTACGGCCGTTACACTACCTCGTGTGGAGCGACCGGCCACGCAGCCACGAGCGACGGCCCGTCCTAGTATCTGGCGGATTCTCGGACTCAGCCCGATCCTCGGGCTATTCATGTCACGTACTGGGGACGCAATCGTGTTTCTTCTCTTCGCTATTTTCACCATTGTAGCGGACGTCCCACTAGTTCTGACACTCATTGTGCTTACTATTGCACTGGTGTTCGCTGTGGTGCCTGTACTCGTATTCACACTCCCAAGACATGCGACCCTAACGTACGAGTTCTATGGCGATCAACTGGTCTGTTACGATCATTGGCTAGAGGAACCGGTCTGGCAGCTCGCGTCCGAAGATATAAGAGCGGTGTCCCACGAGCGCGGGATCGATGCCTGGATTGGGGGATACGGAACAGTGGTCATCGAGACGGACGACGGTCCACCCGCCCGGCTGTCGTATCTCCGGGACTACGACAAGGTCACCGACCGTCTCGAGCGGGTTATTGAGACGGAATCAGGGCAGTATTCGGGGGAGAACTGGCCAGATTCGCATTGAACGGCCGCTAGAGTGATGACAATAGGCCATAGGTCTCAAGGCTGATCTGGCTGAGTAGCACGTCTTTTGAACTACTGAGTTCGCACGTACACTGTCTGATTCGTACGGTTTTGACACTGACGAGGCGGCTAGCTCTGATTTTGTCACTTCTATCCTATTTGTAAACGCAATCTGTACCAGCAATTACTCGGAAAAATGATAACTCTGGGTCAGGAGTACTGATGCTCGAGCCCTCAGACCATCCTCCATTCCGAGTGACCGCCACCATCGAGATGCGAAGATCGAGCAGTTGGTCGACGCATTTCGGCCGATCACGGGCGGCGACGTCGGTGAGAACGTGCTGATCTTTGGGCCGTTGACAACACTTCGTAGCTGATTCAGCTTCTGCTGAATAGAGAGCGCGTATACAGCGCGAAAGGGACGAGCAGTTAATCGGTCTATTCAGGATTCTTCACGATACGGCCACACGAATCTGCACAGAATCTAGACCGAATTTGAACCGAAATTGGTGCGAATCTGTACGGTTCTTGAAAAATCTA from Natrinema salaciae includes the following:
- a CDS encoding HalOD1 output domain-containing protein, with protein sequence MATLTALGTLEEVDPVELSDVLGATLYDHVDPEALDTLVAVQERVSLSFLIDDYRVRIDGEELAITEIQEKAHD
- a CDS encoding twin-arginine translocation signal domain-containing protein, with the protein product MSNNIMKRRRFLATTLAGGAVTATAGCLADENSASSPKQSGAKDSESDSTTANSALFTRVELVDTEIVASIDTEMATDVDVIDVVPPSGEPEQTNWHGGNTLKVELTDSVGQVQRPPGEYTLQAVTEFDELVAEHTITLDRSLTVEEIGTYRQLGAQKEDPEEELASCRVTIKNEGPMPVSAFQASFADPDTETPIGRTQHGTAVLAGETVTITHSNLFGFRTSSSAESNRGTVDKDYVITFHDGTQFRIPVTLKYEGDVEYHSSGFITEFYFFNEMAVVRRE
- a CDS encoding DUF7692 domain-containing protein gives rise to the protein MPGSVRIRTGDGNEWRYDEIERAADYYDCNRSNAVAFACHDVVELVANIRQVLEREDLTLEQRREIADTLSTGKTSHSVSTDIDVETPSD
- a CDS encoding DUF6498-containing protein gives rise to the protein MTSEEKTVFFAFPLRVVCAVMIANLLPLIGLAGFQWGLTELLVVYWAEAVIGTVVGMIQTFPTRLVDVPLPHPRSEPLLKVRHGALSVGPLTGYVRNASVIGAQSMFLFVFFSSALALFVPASPLYYSSHETIETVVIVAGVLAGTHLLTAKVYFDEQRYERAPAKQAFQSWFRTGAGVTGLVVLLWLRDGSGAGSVLAAWPVGLSYILIVGKIAMTLFFRCRDRDRFELPEYDVSPFEDQSGGGDPFRTAGVTAVTLPRVERPATQPRATARPSIWRILGLSPILGLFMSRTGDAIVFLLFAIFTIVADVPLVLTLIVLTIALVFAVVPVLVFTLPRHATLTYEFYGDQLVCYDHWLEEPVWQLASEDIRAVSHERGIDAWIGGYGTVVIETDDGPPARLSYLRDYDKVTDRLERVIETESGQYSGENWPDSH